One window of Microtus pennsylvanicus isolate mMicPen1 chromosome X, mMicPen1.hap1, whole genome shotgun sequence genomic DNA carries:
- the Mid1ip1 gene encoding mid1-interacting protein 1 codes for MMQICDTYNQKHSLFNAMNRFIGAVNNMDQTVMVPSLLRDVPLSEPELDNEVGVEVGGSGGCLEERTTPAPSPGSANGSFFAPSRDMYSHYVLLKSIRNDIEWGVLHQPSSPPAGSEESTWKSKDILVGLSHLESADAGEEDLEQQFHYHLRGLHTVLSKLTRKANILTNRYKQEIGFSNWGQ; via the coding sequence ATGATGCAAATCTGCGACACTTACAACCAGAAGCACTCGCTCTTTAACGCCATGAATCGCTTCATTGGCGCGGTGAACAACATGGACCAGACCGTGATGGTGCCCAGTCTGCTGCGCGACGTGCCCCTCTCCGAGCCGGAGCTAGACAACGAGGTCGGCGTGGAGGTAGGAGGCAGTGGTGGCTGTCTGGAGGAGCGCACGACCCCGGCTCCCAGCCCTGGCAGCGCCAATGGAAGCTTTTTCGCGCCCTCCCGGGACATGTATAGCCACTACGTGCTGCTTAAGTCCATCCGCAACGACATCGAGTGGGGAGTCCTGCACCAGCCATCGTCCCCGCCGGCCGGGAGCGAGGAGAGCACCTGGAAGTCCAAGGACATCCTGGTGGGCCTGAGCCACCTGGAGAGCGCAGATGCCGGCGAGGAAGATCTGGAGCAGCAGTTCCACTACCACCTGCGCGGGCTGCACACCGTGCTCTCCAAACTCACCCGCAAAGCCAACATCCTCACCAACAGATACAAGCAGGAGATCGGCTTCAGTAATTGGGGCCAGTGA